The genomic DNA CGGTCATCACTTGTTCTTCCGCAACCTATATGATCTGCATCGGTACTTTTTTGTAAGCGTTGATCGAGCTTACCACGGCAAGAGTAATTTTATTATCGACCGGGGAGAATTTGCCGATGACGTTCTCATGGAAGACCGGATTCCAGACGCAAAAATTATTTACATCGTGCACGCGGATCAATTATCCAATCGGGATGATCCGAAGTATCCGTTGTGGAATGACCACTACGAATACATGTTGGAGCACATCCATGAGGTGGATCGGGTCGTAACTGCGACAAAATTACAACGAGATGATCTGTTAATTGACGAGCCAAGTGCCAAGGACATCGTAACGGCCATTCCTGTCGGCGGAGTTCGTGACGGGGTAACAAAACAGCAAGGGCGAAAAGCGCACCAACCGTTCCGGTTGATCACGGCTTCCCGGCTTGCAGCCGAAAAACACGTGGACGTGGCCATTAAGGCCGTTGCCAAACTGCACGACCAGGGGCAGGCAATTCAGTTCGACATTTATGGTCAGGGAGAAGAGCAAAAGAAGCTCGAACAAACGATTAAAGACTGCCATGCTGAGGACTACATCCACATGAAAGGCCTTTCCCACGATTTGGAACATGTTTATCCAAAGTATGATGCGTTCATTTCGACCTCATTTTCTGAAGGCTTTGGGCTCACCTACATTGAAGCTTTAAACGCCGGCTTGCCGGTTGTGACGTTTAATGCGCGGTTTGGAGCCCAAGAGTTAGTGCACGATGGGGTGAATGGTTACCTAGTCGATCTCAAGCGGAGCGATGATGATTATAACGTTGCACAAATTCAAGGGGCCCTGCAAAAGTTATTGACGGGGAATAACTACTCCAAGTTACAGGCAGCAACGAGTAAATCCGTCGCAGAATTTCAAGATCACATTACCGCGGATAAATGGAGGGATTTAATTAATGGAT from Fructilactobacillus ixorae includes the following:
- a CDS encoding glycosyltransferase produces the protein MNFFINQAMGMGNSGVEHAEFYRAARFRQAKLPFRFLFLNLVPELHQAMDRWGLKDHEVLNLWEYLVLGEEYLKTGLKKRIKAHKGTMVIDGTNTNRKQELITDSGMRVVQHFFKGPDKQHPDNQILQVGVSRVELYSVQTGERKVMYHIENDVHRGPNVINIHLFNEHGHHLFFRNLYDLHRYFFVSVDRAYHGKSNFIIDRGEFADDVLMEDRIPDAKIIYIVHADQLSNRDDPKYPLWNDHYEYMLEHIHEVDRVVTATKLQRDDLLIDEPSAKDIVTAIPVGGVRDGVTKQQGRKAHQPFRLITASRLAAEKHVDVAIKAVAKLHDQGQAIQFDIYGQGEEQKKLEQTIKDCHAEDYIHMKGLSHDLEHVYPKYDAFISTSFSEGFGLTYIEALNAGLPVVTFNARFGAQELVHDGVNGYLVDLKRSDDDYNVAQIQGALQKLLTGNNYSKLQAATSKSVAEFQDHITADKWRDLINGLRTSK